A stretch of Rhodoferax potami DNA encodes these proteins:
- a CDS encoding glycosyltransferase, translated as MSDRAPRAAWLICTHREDELLYRAIQSCLTQTMTDFDLHLIVNGPNADEIVPKLTKAFAHDKRVKVDGTPIHLLNFSLSLGLHLARSPFIARMDADDVADPKRLEMQLAYMEANDDVAVLGSSYFLIDNDNYVHGKVDLPETNQEIRKALRFGNPICHPSVMLRRDAVLAEGAYLGGKNAEDYDLWLRLAMGHRWRFANLPLPLLSYNISPNGQARRSRAAYANVAGAQLRQLLLTKDVRWLVGVAVSVGKCIFLANRP; from the coding sequence ATGAGTGATCGAGCTCCTCGTGCTGCATGGCTCATTTGCACCCATCGTGAAGATGAACTCTTGTATCGAGCAATACAGTCGTGTCTGACTCAGACCATGACTGACTTCGATTTACATTTGATCGTGAACGGACCAAATGCAGATGAAATCGTGCCAAAACTAACCAAAGCCTTCGCCCACGACAAACGTGTCAAGGTTGACGGAACTCCAATTCACTTACTGAATTTCAGCCTTAGCTTAGGCCTCCACTTAGCACGCTCACCATTTATAGCTCGCATGGATGCAGATGATGTCGCAGATCCCAAGCGGCTGGAAATGCAACTTGCCTACATGGAAGCTAACGACGATGTCGCGGTCCTCGGCTCTTCATATTTTTTAATTGATAATGACAATTATGTCCATGGAAAAGTAGATCTACCTGAAACCAATCAAGAGATTCGCAAAGCTTTACGGTTTGGTAACCCCATATGCCACCCCTCGGTGATGCTGCGCCGCGATGCCGTGCTAGCTGAGGGAGCTTACTTGGGCGGCAAAAACGCAGAAGACTACGACCTGTGGCTCAGACTTGCTATGGGGCATAGATGGAGATTCGCCAACCTACCCTTACCTTTGTTGTCGTATAACATTTCCCCTAACGGCCAGGCTCGAAGGTCAAGAGCGGCTTACGCTAACGTAGCAGGAGCTCAGTTACGACAGCTTTTGCTTACAAAAGATGTCCGCT